The Branchiostoma floridae strain S238N-H82 chromosome 10, Bfl_VNyyK, whole genome shotgun sequence genome has a segment encoding these proteins:
- the LOC118423896 gene encoding TLC domain-containing protein 4-B-like — MACISLGYTAADTLMMAIYAPLQDWKIVLHHSISMWGCHNIIAGPTLQYFANMVFLTELSTPFVNMRLILHTLGHRRSLQYKVNGLAMLLVFFLCRVVTIPIHFRAIPHMKTGEVYKLGTGALINISVLTPTMCVLNIFWFIKMCKGAYRVLYVPKMDTE, encoded by the exons ATGGCATGCATCAGTTTGGGATATACGGCAGCAG ATACTTTGATGATGGCCATTTATGCTCCTCTACAAGACTGGAAGATTGTACTACATCACTCTATAAGCATGTGGGGGTGTCATAATATCATT GCTGGACCTACATTGCAGTATTTTGCCAACATGGTGTTTCTGACGGAATTGTCCACCCCCTTTGTGAATATGAG ACTGATCCTACACACTCTGGGCCACCGACGTTCACTGCAGTACAAAGTAAACGGCTTGGCCATGCTGCTGGTGTTCTTCCTTTGCCGTGTCGTCACCATCCCCATTCATTTCCGAGCGATTCCACACATGAAGACAGGCGAGGTGTACAAACTTGGAACTGGCGCTCTGATTAACATCTCTGTTCTGACTCCCACCATGTGTGTGTTAAACATATTCTGGTTCATCAAGATGTGCAAAGGAGCATATCGCGTACTATATGTTCCCAAGATGGATACGGAGTGA
- the LOC118423892 gene encoding TLC domain-containing protein 4-B-like gives MGYNSQHILTIVCSFSFHLTISEWLSSPLLRKLAPVFVTLPANKQVVLRNSVMSIVHAAISGGLALFMLLFVDALKPDDPWFQTPIVVYTTCICLGYTAADNLMIATHVPLRDWKMVLHHSIAVWACHNVIAGPTLQYFVNLTLLTELSTPFVNMRLILHTLGHRHSLLYKVNGVAMLVVFFLCRVVTVPIQFGALRHMKTGEVYKLGTGALINISVLTPIMCVLNIFWFIKMCKGAYRVLYVPKMDTE, from the exons ATGGGTTACAACTCTCAGCACATCTTGACGATAGTCTGTAGTTTCTCCTTCCATCTGACCATCTCCGAATGGCTGTCCTCTCCATTGCTGCGGAAACTGGCGCCTGTCTTCGTGACTTTACCGGCCAACAAACAGGTGGTACTGAGAAACAG CGTCATGTCCATCGTCCATGCTGCAATATCAGGTGGTCTCGCCCTGTTCATGCTCCTTTTTGTCGACGCCTTAAAACCAGACGATCCGTG GTTTCAAACACCTATCGTGGTCTATACGACATGTATCTGTTTGGGATATACGGCAGCAG ACAATTTGATGATTGCGACTCATGTCCCTCTACGAGACTGGAAGATGGTACTGCATCACTCTATTGCCGTGTGGGCGTGTCATAATGTCATT GCTGGACCTACATTGCAGTATTTTGTCAACCTTACTCTTCTGACGGAATTGTCCACCCCCTTTGTGAATATGAG ACTGATTCTACACACCCTGGGCCACCGACATTCACTGCTGTACAAAGTAAACGGCGTGGCCATGCTGGTGGTGTTCTTCCTGTGTCGTGTCGTGACCGTCCCCATTCAATTCGGAGCGCTTCGACACATGAAGACAGGCGAGGTGTACAAACTTGGAACTGGCGCTCTCATCAACATCTCTGTTCTGACTCCCATCATGTGTGTGTTGAACATATTCTGGTTCATCAAAATGTGCAAGGGTGCATATCGCGTACTGTATGTTCCCAAGATGGATACGGAGTGA